In Rutidosis leptorrhynchoides isolate AG116_Rl617_1_P2 chromosome 2, CSIRO_AGI_Rlap_v1, whole genome shotgun sequence, one genomic interval encodes:
- the LOC139888237 gene encoding DNA-directed RNA polymerase V subunit 5C-like, translating into MRDNQSLALRVSFRFCLGDQPDPDQLRICASLASKPSKKITDLFVNITTHVATPKHEILSTEENEQLLIKYKLSNKQLPYTLESDAFSRYYGREETGGEVHV; encoded by the exons ATGCGGGATAATCAATCGCTCGCTCTCCGTGTTTCGTTCCGTTTTTGCCTTGGTGACCAGCCGGATCCGGATCAACTCCGTATTTGTGCTTCGTTAGCCTCCAAACCTTCTAAAAAG ATTACCGATCTGTTTGTAAACATCACAACACATGTTGCTACGCCGAAACATGAAATATTGTCCACTGAAGAAAATGAGCAGTTGCTTATAAAATATAAACTATCTAATAAGCAG CTTCCGTATACGTTGGAGAGTGATGCTTTTTCAAGATACTATGGCCGAGAAGAAACAGGTGGTGAAGTTCACGTATAA